GGGAATGAAGCGGCTATGATTGCTGCTTACAATGCAGGTCCAGGTAAAGTGAACTCATGGTTAAGGGATGGCGTATGGGACGGTTCATTCGAGACGGTCAAAGATATTCCGTTTGGTGAAACCCGGCACTATGTACAACGCGTCATTTATTATTATAATCAATATGTAAAGATCTATAATACGTTCTAAGTTAAGACACTTTGGATTCATGCTCTAAAATAAGTAGAAGCACCGAGCAGGCCGGTTGTTCACCGGCCGCTCCATGCTCCTCTGTGTACCGTATTACGATGCAGATATTATTGGTATTGACCTGCCAATTGCTGTTCTGCAATTGTTACCAGACGCTTCGTGATGTATCCACCGATCGAACCGTTCTCGTAAGAAGTCATGTTACCTTGGTATCCGTCTTGTGGGATGCTGATTCCGAGTTCTTGAGCAACTTCATATTTCAGTTGTTCGAGAGCTGCGGAAGCTTTAGTTACCACCAGGTTGTTGGAGTTACCATTGCTTTGTGCCATTGCTGTTCACCTCCTCGCGGTTGGTAAAAGTATTATGTGTCGGCAATACGATTTTCATAACTAAATGCATGCAGGCAATTTCTGGTAAAAAGTAAAACGTGGGAAGTGATCTGATTTGAAATGTCCTTATTGCGCCTACCTGGGCACAAAGGTGCTTGATTCAAGGCCGGCCAATGAATCGAAATCGATTCGTCGTCGTCGTGAGTGTGAGCAATGTAGCCGTCGATTTACAACTTTTGAAATGGTGGAAGAAACACCGCTGATCGTCATCAAGAAAGATGGCAGTCGTGAGGAATTTAGCCGGGACAAGATTCTCCGTGGCCTGATTCGGGCTTGTGAGAAACGTCCGGTCTCTGTGGAGACACTGGAAATGATGGTATCTGAGGCAGAGAAGTCTCTGCGAAATACAGCCGATGCAGAAGTAGAGAGCCGTCAGATTGGCGAACTGCTGATGGAACAGCTGTTTCCAGTGGATGAAGTAGCCTATGTGCGCTTTGCTTCGGTGTACCGTCAATTCAAAGACATCAATATGTTCATGAAAGAACTGAAATCTTTATTGTCCAAAGACAACAACGAGGATTAGTGAAACGGGTAAAAGGGGAAGAGCATTCTGGGGTTACCATCTGTGTGTTCCAGTAAAAAGGTTGTTCTTCTCCAATCACTTTAGCTTCAAGAAAAAGTTGTTGACAGCAAAAGCTGTATTTTATATGATATAGGAGTCGCCTGCGGAGCATTGCAGTGTTGGACAACTTGTTACATTCATAATTTGGGGCCTTAGCTCAGCTGGGAGAGCGCATCGCTGGCAGCGATGAGGTCAGGGGTTCGATCCCCCTAGGCTCCACCAAAATAGTAAATGCACGCAGTCCTTGGGAACTGCGTTTTTTTGTTTTTTATGGACATATTCTGATAGAACGAAGAAAGTGCGTTTCGCAAGAACATTCGATAATTTACTGAACGAAAAAACTCATAATGTTATATAATAGCAAATAACTGGACGGGCATTTTTTTACTACATAATTTGAATTCATAGTTTCTAAAAAGGGCTGTATCTCCCCAATTCGAAAAAAAGTAACCGAAGGTCGGTATAGACAATGACAAAACAAAATTCAAAAACTAACCGAAGGGATGAAACAAACAGACAGTACACGCCAGTATGAGCGTTTTTTGGCGGTTCGACTTCATTTCACAAATAAAGCCATATATACATTGCCCAAGCAAAACCGGTCGAGCAAAGAGCATTTCGTGAAATTACGTTTTCCTGATTGAAATGTAGTCCGCAATTGAACCCTGCTGATTTAATGAAACAAATTATTTTATCGCCAACCAGAGTCATTAATCAGCTCCAATTTTAATCTTAGTTCATCTTATATGGTTCGACGGTTAAGCCTTTTTTTCGTGTGAAAATTTGTTCAGAACGTTCTTTTCCGGTTGGAATATCGAAGTGAATCCTAACTTAGAGAGTGGGTAACAGGGTATGTATCAAACAAGAACAATAAGAAAGTTATTTGTGTGTGTAATCATTTTAAGTTTGCTGCCATTGTACTTATTTGAAAAGGCGTTTGCGGCCACTCCAACAGCCGTCATTTTTGTAGCTGATGATCATCTGGCTTCCGGAGAAACGTCACTGGTGAGGATTACCTTTTCAGAAGCGGTGACTGGGTTTGACCTTGCTGATTTGACCATAGGTAGCGGCACTCTTGGTGGATTAACAAATTATGACAATATTAACTATACCGCAACCCTCACGCCGCCCCTAAGCAATTTCAGCGGTCCATTCCATATTTCGCTCGATCACTCAGGTGTAACTGCCGCAGGCGTTGCGGGGAACGGAACCACCATATCAAACAATTACTTTGTTGACACAGTTGGGCCTTCCGTGACAAGCGTGGATGTTCCTGCCAATGGTACTTATGGTGCAGGAGAGGACTTGAATTTTACAGTGAACATGGACGAGGTCGTGTTTGTTACGGACACTCCAACAATCTCTATAGTTGTAGGAACAACAACTGTGTATGCAACCTATGCAGGCGGTTCGGGATCAAACGCGT
This window of the Paenibacillus marchantiae genome carries:
- a CDS encoding alpha/beta-type small acid-soluble spore protein, which gives rise to MAQSNGNSNNLVVTKASAALEQLKYEVAQELGISIPQDGYQGNMTSYENGSIGGYITKRLVTIAEQQLAGQYQ
- the nrdR gene encoding transcriptional regulator NrdR encodes the protein MKCPYCAYLGTKVLDSRPANESKSIRRRRECEQCSRRFTTFEMVEETPLIVIKKDGSREEFSRDKILRGLIRACEKRPVSVETLEMMVSEAEKSLRNTADAEVESRQIGELLMEQLFPVDEVAYVRFASVYRQFKDINMFMKELKSLLSKDNNED